A region from the Vicia villosa cultivar HV-30 ecotype Madison, WI linkage group LG3, Vvil1.0, whole genome shotgun sequence genome encodes:
- the LOC131658000 gene encoding uncharacterized protein LOC131658000, with product MSRFNVLFYIKGCFVKDPGIRYEGGDVLGFSNQHTDYWSFLEACDLVKTIEPDFDDKKVKMWWKPENGNFDVDLLAFRDDADVVELSAIVFDKKCNIEIYCEPKPEGGVSSFMDKIKWKGKGVLDDESNDESVRDVHFDDSEEERMKGFEEEMIGVDAEPTKQNVPCGSSRQCEKVFVTEELGKQHVIEDEYMTDELDSGAEDDSSDERPCVIRFNEEDKLSKEYVFKVGMKFRSLRQFKDAILEHNVLNGRDIKFEKNDSNRCRVVCKDNKKCNYTILCSRVLSTATFRIKTLFDKHKCGRQFFNKSAKAEWVAKVIIDGLKNNSKMKLNEVVADIRSRYSTEIPGCRAFKARQISRQIVEGDSSKQFSMLWSYGAELKKASAGYTFKINTVALAPGLRPRFERCYLCFDGTKKALTKTCRPFIGLDGCHLKHRYGGIMLIAVGRDPNDQYLPVAFAVVKSDTKDTRSWFMKLLIEDIGDGRWCFISDQQKGLVQVFEEEYPSYEHRLCLRHLYTNFKKKFGGGTLFRDLMMAAAKATYFEAHEAKMLMIKEAKLEAYEWLEAIPKNKWCKHAFPFSQNVMS from the exons ATGTCTAGGTTCAATGTTCTATTTTATATTAAAGGGTGTTTTGTAAAAGACCCAGGCATTAGGTATGAGGGTGGGGATGTACTTGGGTTCAGCAACCAACACACAGATTATTGGTCATTTCTTGAAGCCTGTGACTTAGTGAAAACCATAGAGCctgattttgatgataaaaagGTTAAGATGTGGTGGAAACCCGAGAATGGAAATTTTGATGTAGATTTACTAGCATTTAGAGATGATGCAGATGTTGTTGAATTATCAGCCATAGTGTTTGATAAGAAATGTAACATTGAGATATACTGTGAGCCAAAACCTGAGGGTGGGGTGAGTTCCTTTATGGATAAGATTAAGTGGAAGGGAAAGGGTGTACTGGATGATGAATCAAATGATGAGTCAGTTAGGGATGTCCATTTTGATGATAGTGAGGAGGAAAGGATGAAGGGTTTTGAAGAGGAGATGATTGGTGTAGATGCCGAGCCTACAAAACAAAATGTGCCTTGTGGGTCAAGTAGGCAATGTGAGAAAGTTTTTGTAACAGAAGAATTGGGTAAGCAACATGTCATTGAAGATGAATACATGACTGATGAGTTGGACAGTGGTGCTGAAGATGATAGTTCTGATGAGAGGCCTTGTGTTATAAGGTTTAATGAAGAAGATAAGTTGAGCAAAGAATATGTGTTCAAAGTAGGAATGAAGTTTCGTTCCTTGAGACAATTTAAGGATGCAATACTTGAGCATAATGTGTTAAATGGTAGGGATATCAAGTTTGAGAAAAATGACTCAAatagatgtagagtggtttgcaaGGATAATAAAAAATGTAACTACACAATTTTATGTAGTAGAGTGTTATCTACTGCAACTTTTAGGATTAAAACACTCTTTGATAAACACAAGTGTGGAAGACAATTTTTTAACAAAAGTGCTAAGGCTGAATGGGTTGCTAAGGTTATTATTGATGGGCTTAAGAACAATAGTAAGATGAAACTAAATGAGGTAGTGGCAGATATTAGATCAAGGTATTCCACAGAAATTCCAGGATGCAGGGCCTTTAAGGCTAGGCAAATTTCTAGACAAATAGTTGAGGGTGATTCAAGTAAGCAATTTAGCATGTTGTGGTCTTATGGTGCTGAATTGAAGAAGGCTTCAGCAGGCTATACTTTCAAAATCAACACAGTTGCTTTAGCTCCAGGTTTGAGGCCAAGATTTGAAAGGTGTTATCTTTGCTTTGATGGGACCAAGAAAGCTTTGACAAAAACATGTAGGCCCTTTATTGGCTTGGATGGATGCCATTTGAAACATAGGTATGGTGGAATTATGTTGATTGCAGTGGGAAGAGATCCCAATGATCAGTATCTTCCAGTTGCTTTTGCTGTAGTTAAGAGTGATACAAAAGACACACGGAGTTGGTTTATGAAGTTACTAATAGAGGACATTGGAGATGGCAGATGGTGTTTCAtatctgatcaacaaaag GGCCTGGTGCAAGTATTTGAAGAAGAGTACCCATCTTATGAACACAGATTATGTTTGAGACACCTATATACAAACTTCAAAAAGAAGTTTGGAGGAGGTACCTTGTTCAGAGATTTGATGATGGCAGCTGCTAAGGCTACCTATTTTGAGGCACATGAAGCAAAGATGCTAATGATCAAGGAGGCCAAATTGGAAGCTTATGAATGGTTAGAGGCAATTCCCAAGAACAaatggtgtaagcatgctttcCCCTTTTCTCAAAATGTGATGTCTTGA
- the LOC131655632 gene encoding uncharacterized protein LOC131655632, with amino-acid sequence MPRAARYALQRGNDAVGPYRLYLDRTMHDDVTWRPFADYAQVVPFDGVALYSGWLACGTGIMVRYLPERCMRQFGFVQIIPRSPFEAAPDTVTRVQLTAIWEEWQHHVVPEEYRRMRVTQDWHSVEGYVTWFYRVSHPLLRPDVPGAPRPAHEEILENRQAEDDHAIDLLPICQRIEMLGRDALHRGVIHQGGPEAVAVMEIIVTDAGRAAGYRRQRRAQGERVRHTQ; translated from the coding sequence atgcccagggccgccagatacgccctccagagggggaacgatgcggtgggaccataccgcctgtacctggaccgcacgatgcacgacgacgtcacctggaggccgttcgccgactatgctcaggttgtccccttcgacggggttgctctatattcaggctggttggcatgcgggaccggcatcatggtccggtatctcccggagcggtgcatgcggcagtttgggttcgtgcagatcatacccaggtcacccttcgaggctgctcctgacacagtgaccagagtgcagctcactgccatatgggaggagtggcagcatcatgtggtaccggaggagtaccgtcgcatgcgggtcacccaggactggcacagtgtggaggggtacgtcacatggttctaccgggtgtcccatcctctcttgagacccgacgttcccggcgctcctaggccagcacacgaggagatcctggagaaccgacaggcggaggatgaccacgccattgatctccttccgatctgccagcggatagagatgcttgggcgggacgcgttgcatcgaggtgtcattcatcagggcggaccagaggcagtcgccgtgatggagatcatcgtcactgatgcgggccgtgcggcggggtacaggcggcagaggagggcccagggtgagcgggttaggcacacccagtag
- the LOC131661298 gene encoding pentatricopeptide repeat-containing protein At3g49240, mitochondrial, giving the protein MALSKATFLTHLKAVAQPHRHIRIRPPSSTFPRFLSFASPEEAAAERRRRKRQIRIEPPLSALNRNQQQPNQNPKSQSPPYYLNPSNPKLPEHASALTGNRLNLHNRILTLIRENDLDEAALYTRHSIYSNCRPTIFTINAVLSALLRQSRYSDLLSLHRFITQAGVVPNIITHNLIFQTYLDCRKPDTALEHFKQFINDAPVNPSPTTFRIVVKGLVDNNRLDRAMDIKGQMDDKGFGPDPLVYHYLMLGHARNSDGEGVLRLYEELKGLLGGVVEDGVVLGCLMKGYFLKGMEKEALECYQEVFAEGKKMSDIAYNSVLDALTKNGKFDEALKLFDRMIKEHNPPVKLAVNLGSFNVMVDGYCAEGRFKEAIQVFRSMGEYRCRPDTLSFNNLIEQLCNNGMILEAEEVYGEMEGKGVNPDEYTYGLLMDTCFKENRPDDAASYFKKMVESSLRPNLAVYNRLVDGLVKVGKIDDAKSFFDLMVKKLKMDVASYQFMMKVLSEEGRLDEVLQIVDMLLDDNGVDFDEEFQEFVKGELRKEGREDDLAKLMEEKERLKAEAKAKEAEEAEAAKKRVGSGILLTSKLFGNKEAESESTDATPTESDLTEKTTEADVLNEGEAKSDRTSEQLTA; this is encoded by the coding sequence ATGGCACTCTCCAAAGCCACCTTCCTCACGCACCTCAAAGCCGTCGCACAACCTCACCGACACATTCGAATCCGACCACCGTCCTCCACCTTCCCTCGCTTCCTCTCTTTCGCCTCCCCGGAAGAAGCCGCCGCAGAACGCCGTCGTAGAAAGCGACAGATCCGCATCGAACCACCGCTCTCCGCTCTTAACCGCAACCAACAACAACCCAATCAAAACCCTAAATCACAATCCCCACCCTATTACCTCAATCCCAGTAACCCTAAACTCCCCGAACACGCTTCCGCCTTAACCGGTAACCGTCTCAACCTCCACAACCGTATTCTAACCCTAATCCGAGAGAATGATCTCGATGAAGCTGCACTCTACACGCGCCACTCCATTTATTCCAATTGCCGTCCGACTATCTTCACCATCAACGCTGTCCTCTCCGCTCTCCTCCGTCAGTCGCGGTACTCCGACCTCCTCTCGCTTCACCGATTCATTACCCAAGCGGGGGTTGTTCCGAATATCATTACTCACAATCTTATCTTTCAAACCTATCTTGATTGCCGCAAGCCGGATACTGCTCTTGAGCATTTCAAACAGTTTATCAATGATGCTCCTGTTAACCCTTCTCCGACGACGTTTCGCATTGTTGTCAAGGGTTTGGTTGATAACAATAGGCTTGATCGTGCTATGGATATTAAGGGCCAAATGGATGATAAAGGTTTTGGACCTGACCCTCTTGTTTATCATTATTTGATGTTGGGTCATGCTAGGAATTCTGATGGGGAGGGTGTTTTGAGGCTTTATGAGGAGTTGAAAGGGTTGCTTGGTGGGGTTGTGGAAGATGGGGTTGTTTTGGGGTGTTTGATGAAGGGTTATTTTCTCAAGGGGATGGAGAAGGAGGCTTTAGAGTGTTATCAAGAGGTGTTTGCAGAGGGGAAGAAGATGAGCGACATTGCTTATAATTCAGTGCTTGATGCTCTTACCAAGAATGGAAAGTTTGATGAAGCATTGAAGCTTTTTGATAGGATGATCAAGGAGCATAATCCTCCTGTTAAGTTGGCTGTTAATTTGGGAAGCTTTAATGTTATGGTGGATGGTTATTGTGCTGAGGGAAGATTCAAGGAGGCGATTCAGGTTTTCAGGAGCATGGGTGAGTATCGTTGCAGGCCTGATACGCTGTCGTTTAATAACTTGATTGAGCAGTTGTGTAATAATGGGATGATTTTGGAAGCTGAGGAGGTTTATGGGGAAATGGAGGGTAAAGGGGTAAACCCTGATGAGTATACATATGGATTATTGATGGATACTTGTTTCAAAGAGAACAGACCTGATGATGCTGCTAGCTATTTCAAAAAAATGGTGGAATCAAGCTTGAGGCCTAATTTGGCTGTTTACAATAGGCTGGTTGATGGGTTGGTTAAAGTTGGGAAGATTGATGATGCAAAGTCTTTCTTTGACCTAATGGTGAAGAAGCTCAAGATGGATGTTGCCAGCTATCAGTTCATGATGAAGGTGCTGAGTGAGGAAGGAAGGTTGGACGAGGTACTTCAGATTGTTGATATGTTGTTGGATGACAATGGCGTCGACTTTGACGAGGAGTTCCAAGAGTTTGTTAAAGGGGAGTTGAGAAAGGAAGGGAGAGAAGACGACTTGGCCAAATTGATGGAGGAGAAGGAAAGGTTGAAAGCTGAAGCTAAGGCTAAGGAGGCTGAGGAAGCAGAAGCTGCTAAGAAAAGAGTAGGATCTGGAATTTTATTAACTTCCAAGTTGTTCGGGAATAAGGAAGCCGAGTCAGAGAGCACTGATGCCACTCCTACTGAATCAGATTTGACAGAGAAAACAACTGAAGCTGATGTTTTGAATGAAGGAGAGGCTAAAAGTGATAGGACAAGTGAACAACTAACAGCTTGA
- the LOC131661299 gene encoding E3 ubiquitin-protein ligase SINAT5-like: MELNNIECVTSSDGMDEDEIHPHHHSEFSSTKHRNGAANINNILGPNAIAPITSVHELLECPVCTNSMYPPIHQCHNGHTLCSTCKTRVHNRCPTCRQELGDIRCLALEKVAESLELPCKYYSLGCPEIFPYYSKLKHETVCNFRPYSCPYAGSECSTVGDINFLVAHLRDDHKVDMHTGCTFNHRYVKSNPREVENATWMLTVFHCFGQYFCLHFEAFQLGMAPVYMAFLRFMGDENEARNYSYSLEVGANGRKLIWEGTPRSVRDSHRKVRDSHDGLIIQRNMALFFSGGDRKELKLRVTGRIWKEQNQDAAVCIPNLCS; this comes from the exons ATGGAGTTGAATAACATTGAGTGTGTTACGTCCTCAGATGGCATGGATGAAGATGAGATCCATCCTCATCATCACTCTGAGTTTTCTTCCACAAAGCATAGAAATGGTGCtgcaaatatcaataatattttgggTCCTAATGCCATTGCTCCTATAACCAGCGTTCATGAATTGCTTGAATGTCCTGTTTGTACTAATTCTATGTACCCTCCAATTCATCAG TGTCACAATGGTCACACACTATGTTCCACATGCAAAACACGGGTGCATAACCGATGTCCCACATGTAGACAAGAGCTTGGAGATATTAGGTGTCTGGCATTGGAGAAGGTGGCGGAATCACTCGAGTTACCGTGCAAGTACTACTCCCTTGGATGTCCTGAAATCTTTCCATACTACAGCAAGCTTAAGCATGAGACAGTTTGTAATTTTAGACCATATAGTTGTCCTTATGCTGGATCAGAGTGTTCCACTGTTGGCGATATTAACTTCCTTGTTGCTCATTTGAGGGATGATCATAAGGTCGACATGCACACCGGATGCACATTCAATCATCGTTATGTGAAGTCGAATCCTCGTGAAGTAGAGAACGCAACCTGGATGCTCACA GTATTTCATTGCTTTGGACAATATTTCTGCCTTCATTTCGAAGCTTTTCAGCTTGGCATGGCACCTGTTTACATGGCATTCCTTCGTTTCATGGGCGACGAGAATGAAGCTCGGAACTACAGTTATAGCCTGGAAGTTGGGGCCAATGGCAGGAAACTAATTTGGGAGGGTACACCTCGAAGTGTTCGGGATAGCCACCGAAAAGTCAGGGACAGCCATGATGGTCTCATAATTCAAAGAAATATGGCACTGTTTTTCTCAGGCGGGGATAGAAAGGAGCTGAAACTTAGAGTCACAGGAAGAATATGGAAGGAACAGAATCAAGATGCTGCAGTGTGCATACCTAATCTATGTAGCTGA